Proteins encoded in a region of the Triticum dicoccoides isolate Atlit2015 ecotype Zavitan chromosome 3A, WEW_v2.0, whole genome shotgun sequence genome:
- the LOC119271125 gene encoding peptidyl-prolyl cis-trans isomerase CYP59-like has product MSVLIVTSVGDIDVDLHTEECPITTKNFLKLCKIKYYNGCLFHKVERDFLAQTGDPTGTGTGGHSVYKILHGDQDRFFDDEIRPDLRHSNAGTVAMAGGSQFYFTLRDGVDGLDGKHTVFGMIAEGESFDTLAKINESCLDDKGRPFMDIRIKHTYVLDDPFDEPPRLAELIPGNSPVGKPRDETAEERSQVPFDETVDCSEDALSNNVVIVSCDHCGGVEQPDNVLYVSKLNPITQDEDLHTIFSRFGTVTSAEIIRECKTGDSLCYAFIEFETKEDCERAYFKMENSLIHDRRIQVDFAQNVPKLWGRFRQSKLNADKDDGCLLKCGAPDHLPRDCDQGVEEENKGTNYVVKDQNTHGGGNNRRSYDLAFDDEGNNADLENHPGADRK; this is encoded by the coding sequence ATGTCGGTTCTAATCGTTACGAGTGTGGGCGACATCGATGTGGATCTGCACACGGAGGAGTGCCCCATCACCACCAAGAACTTCCTCAAGCTCTGCAAGATCAAGTACTACAACGGCTGCCTCTTCCACAAGGTGGAGAGGGATTTCCTGGCACAGACCGGGGACCCAACCGGGACCGGCACCGGAGGTCATTCTGTGTACAAGATCCTTCATGGCGATCAAGATCGGTTTTTCGATGACGAGATCCGTCCGGACCTGAGGCATTCAAACGCTGGCACCGTCGCCATGGCAGGTGGCTCGCAGTTCTACTTCACCTTGCGGGACGGCGTGGACGGTCTTGATGGTAAACACACTGTGTTTGGGATGATTGCTGAGGGTGAAAGTTTTGATACGCTGGCAAAGATAAATGAATCATGCCTTGATGATAAAGGGAGACCATTCATGGACATAAGGATTAAACATACATATGTCTTGGACGATCCTTTCGACGAACCTCCTCGGCTTGCAGAACTCATCCCTGGGAATTCTCCTGTAGGAAAGCCACGTGATGAGACTGCAGAAGAGCGCTCACAGGTCCCTTTCGATGAAACAGTGGACTGCTCTGAAGATGCACTCTCTAATAATGTTGTGATCGTTAGCTGTGATCACTGCGGCGGAGTCGAACAGCCAGACAATGTCTTGTATGTTTCTAAACTTAACCCAATTACACAAGATGAGGATCTGCATACAATCTTTTCTCGTTTCGGAACTGTGACATCGGCTGAAATAATTCGTGAGTGCAAGACTGGAGATAGCTTATGCTATGCTTTTATCGAGTTTGAGACAAAGGAGGACTGTGAGCGTGCATATTTTAAGATGGAGAATAGCCTGATTCATGACAGGAGGATCCAGGTTGATTTTGCACAAAATGTCCCAAAGCTGTGGGGTCGGTTCAGGCAAAGCAAACTAAATGCCGATAAAGATGATGGGTGCCTCCTCAAGTGTGGTGCCCCAGATCACCTGCCCCGAGATTGTGATCAAGGCGTTGAGGAGGAAAACAAAGGCACCAATTATGTTGTCAAAGATCAAAACACTCACGGAGGCGGGAACAACCGCAGAAGTTACGATTTAGCATTCGACGATGAAGGTAATAATGCTGATCTGGAAAATCATCCAGGTGCCGATCGAAAATAA